From the genome of Thiovibrio frasassiensis:
AGAAGAGAGCACCAGTTTTTGCGGAATCCGGAGCGTCGGTAGTCCCATTCGTCATAGATGAAGAGGTCTGTCCCGCTGAGCGGATCACCCTCTTGCGGAGGGGGGGAGTTTCCCTGGGCCAGCGCCTTGCCCGCCGACTGCATGGCGCTCGAGATGTACTGGCTCGGGATCTGGCCGAGATCATCGACGATTTCCCTGGCCATTTTCCTGAGTTCGTCGGGGAGTTCGATGTGGCTATCGTTGATGGTGATGAAGTCAAGGGTTTCCTCTCCTTGCCGCTCGCTCTCCATCGTTGCTTTTCCTGTTTTCTCAGGCAGGATGATCGCTGCGTTCTGGCCATCAAGCTCGGGAAAAACAGTGTCCGGCACCTCGTTCCCCTCGTTTTCGGCAGGGATGTCTTGGTTCGTCTGTGCCGCAATGATGGCGGCAAGTGCCGCGACGAATTGCTCCTTGGCTGCCGCTCTTTTCTTCTGCTTGGCCGCCATCACCTCTGCCGGCCGCAGTATTCCCTGAAAGATGATGGGCAGGCAGGGCTTTTCTGCCTGGGCATAGAACGCGTCATAGGCGTTGCTGACAAAAAAAGCGGAGTCGCGGCTGGTCGTGTCCTCTTGGAATAAGGCGCTAAAAAGGTCGGTTATGGCTGGTGGCGCAGCAAGTGAGGGGGCGTGGCTCTGTTGGGCGGCATGGTGGAGAATGGTTCTTTGCAGCTCTTCCGTGGAGCATCCGGCGGTGAGGGGGATTTTTTGGGCAAGGGCCTGGAAGAGGGGCCCGCTTTCCCGCATAAGCCCGGGAAGTCTCTTTGCGAGAAAGGCGGTGGCCCGGGCTGTCTCGCCAAGGTGAAAAAGATGGGAGGCAAGGGGCGGGGCCGGGAAGCGATTGAGGAACTCGCTCAGGCTTTCAAGTGGGGGCAAGCCGGTATGGTACTGTTGAGGCGCGGAGGATATCTCCGGGCGGGACTCTGGAAGATGGAGCGAAAAGGTGCCAATGGCGGTAAACGCCCATTGAAAGGAGACCATGAGTTTGTAAAGCAGGAAATTGTCGCTCCGCTTCGGAAAAACGGCGATTCTGGGGGGGAGATAGATTGATGCGGTGTCCGTGTATAACTCGGCTCCTGTGAGCAGTTCGAGAGGGTGTCCGGCCAGTCCGGTTGCATAGGGCTGCAACCTGCCGGTAATCTCGGGAAAGCTGATGCCGGTTTCGCCGCGAACCGTGCAAAGAAATGTTTCCTCCACCCGCTCCAGGAGCGGCCTGGCCTGATGGAGTCCTCCGGACTCATAGGCAGCGAGAATGGCCTTGGCCCAATCGCTAAGCTGGGAGTGGGGCAGGCAGGTCAAGGCATGCGGGACCGCATGGAGAAAGTTGTTGCACAGGGCATGGCTCACCGGCCAGATAACGGTAATCTGCCGGAAGATTTCGTTCAGCGCTCCATCGGGCAGGCCGTGTAAGGGCTCAATAATCTCTTCGATTTCCCAGTCGTTCAGAATATCCGGCAGGACCGCTTGGGCAAACCTGAGTGTGAGTCCGTGTGTGTCCAGAACAATCACCTTGGCTTCAAAAGAGAGAGTTAGACATCTCCTCGAGGGCTGCCAGCATTTCGTGGTCATCGGTCAGGGTTTCCGTGATCGCGGCCTTGCAGGCAGTGCGCGGGGGGATGTTGCTTTTGATGAGTTTCCCGGCATGGATCAAGAGCCGGGTGCTGGCCCCCTCCTGCAGGCCTGAGTCTTTCAGGCTTCTGGTCATGGCGGCCAACCGGACAAGTTTCAAGGCAAGCTGGTGCTCGATGCCGGATTCTTCTTGGACAATACTTGCCTCAAGCTCCGGCGTTGGGTAGTTGAATTCAAAGGAAACGAAACGCTGCCGGGTGGACTGCTTGAGGTCCTTGAGCACACTCTGGTAGCCAGGGTTATACGAGATGGCCAGCATGAATTCAGGCGGTGCGCTGAGGGTTTCCCCGAGTTTCTCAATGGGCAGTTCCCGGCGGTCATCGGCAAGGGGATGGATGACCACGGTGGTGTCTTTCCGGGCTTCCACGATTTCGTCAAGATAGCAGATGGCGCCGGCCCGTATAGCCGTGGTGAGGGGGCCATCCATCCAGACCGCTTCTCCACCCTTGATGAGAAAACGACCGACAAGGTCACTGGTGGAAAGATCGTCATGGCAGGAAACGGTGATGAGCGGGCGCGCAAGTTCCCAGGCCAGTCGTTGCATGAACCGGGTTTTGCCGCAGCCGGTAGGGCCTTTTAGCAGTATCGGCAGACGGTTATGGTATGCGGTCTTGGCGATGAGCAGTTCATTCGCCTGTTCCAGGTAGAATGGTTTTTCGGTAATCATATGCTCTGTCATAGCGATGTGTTTCATCGTTCTGTTCCTCCTTGATAAAAAAAAGAATAAGGACGGTTCGCGCTGCAAGCAAATGAAAATCCGGCGTCAGGACAAAATAACTTGCCGCTGGCAGCCGGCAAGGGTAGGAATGACAAATACACTCGTGATATCCCCATGGGGAATCAAACAAAGATTCTTTTTTTTTCTGAGTTGGGGTAGGACGGGAAATATGGTCACAGGAGCAGGGGAAACGGTAGTGAAAAAACGGAAATGGTATGAGAAATACCTGCCATTTGTGGCCAGAAGTCCGGAGATGCAATTGCGCTGGCTTGAATCTGCTTTTAGGAAAGGGGTTCTGACTCCCAATGAAATTACCCCATACATCAAGCTGTTTATGGCGCCGGACGGGGAAGGAAATCTGGCAAGGGTGCGCGGTCTGCTGCACTCATTGAACGGCAGCGGGATTGAGAAAATGTTGGGGGCTGCTGATATCTATGACGTGCCAGATCTTTTCCGATGTATTGCCGAGCCCACGGTTTTTCAGGCGGTTGTCGCCATCAGCAAGGTGCCCCCGCCCTATGAAAAAGCGCCGCAGTTGGTGGTAGATAAGGTTTTTCAGGCGGTGTATGACTGCTCCGAAGAACTTTTGGCTCAGGCGGCGGCGAGGGTGGCGGAAAATGCGGAAAGGCCCGCCCATTTTCAGGAGGCCTATGAGCGATTCAAGGAGATCAAGGAGGACGAGAAGTTGTTGAGTGCTCTGTATCCCAAAGCAATACTGTAATTGCACTCTATTTGCTTCTGCGCAATCCACAAAAAAAGGCCTTTCCGGATACGGAAAGGCCTTTTAAGTTTTGTAATGAAAGAAAGTTATTTCTTTTTGCCAGCCGTGGCTGCGCGTTTTGATGCCTTCAAGGGGTTGATCTTGAGGGTGGAGACGCTGATCTCATGTTTCACATGGGTTGCAAAATTGCAAAGCCCCAGACGCCATTTGGCTTCCGGCATAGTGTAGGTTGAGCAATATTTTGCTGACTCGACCTCAACCATGCGCTCGCAACCTTCACATTTGTCGATGATCTGCTGAAACTTGCCAGTGGTGTATTTGCTGGTCATATCTTTGGGAGCCGCTTTTGCCATTGTCATCCTCCGAATGAAACCCATATCGGGAATCGCGTTCATCCCTGGTCGGGGTGCTGTTGGTTGGGGGTAGTCAGGATGGTGCCGCAAACCAAGGCAACATCTCAGTAATGAATCAGCTTATTTAAAGTATCCCACCTGGTGTGTCAATAAAAAAAGCAGCAGGAAGCACGAGCACGAGATGGGTTCTCTTGATGAAAAATAGAGAACAAAGGGGATTTTTAGGTGTAAATAAACGCTATCTATCTATTGTTTTTGAGAAAATCTTACGATATAAGAGAGAGGTGGCGGTTTAATTTCTTACAAGAGAGGGAAAGGGATATGCCGTTTTATATCTGGAAGGGGGTCAACTCCTATGGGGAAAAACGCAAGGGCAAGATAGAGATGCCCAATGAGGCCATGGCACAATCGCATCTGAAAAAGATGCGGATAACAGTGTCCATGCTCAAAGAAGCCCCCAAGGACATGTTTGAAAATATTGAGTTTTTAAAACCGAAGGTGACCGGCAAGGATGTGGTTATCTTTACCCGCCAGTTATCCACCATGATCGACGCAGGGTTGCCTTTGGTGCAAAGTCTGGAGATTCTCGGGGAGCAGATGGAAAATCCCACCTTCAAGAAGGTGTTGCGGGCAATCAGATCGGATGTCGAGACCGGCACCACCTTTGCCGATGCCATGAAGAAGCATCCCAGCTGTTTTGATACTCTGTACTGTAACATGGTTGAGGCCGGTGAGGTCGGCGGTATCCTGGATACCATCTTGAACCGGCTGGCATCTTTCATGGAAAAAAACATGGCGCTCAAGAAAAAGGTCAAGGGCGCCATGACCTATCCTGTTATCTGTATCTGCATTTCCTTTGTGGTCATGGCCGTGATGCTTGTTTTTGTTGTTCCGGTTTTTGAGAAGATGTTTGCGGATTTTGGCGGCGCTTTGCCAGCGCCGACTCAGATGGTTGTTGATATGAGTGCGTTTGCCCAAAAGAATTTTCTTCTTATCATCGGGGCGATGTTTGGCGCGGTGTTTTTGGTGAAAAAGATCTACAAAACGGAGAAGGGTCGTATTGAGATGGACCGAATGCTGTTGAATATGCCCATTATCGGACCACTTTTGCGCAGGGTGGCGGTGGCCAAGTTTACCCGGACCCTTGGCACCATGCTGCAAAGCGGTGTGCCTATCCTGGAATCCTTAAATGTTGTCGCAAGAACCGCCGGGAACAAGATTATTGAAATGGCGGTGTTTCGGGTAACGGACAGTATCAGCGAAGGACGGGCCATTGCCGAGCCTCTTGAAGAGACGGGGGTGTTTCCGGGAATGGTGGTGCAGATGATCAATGTCGGTGAAGCCACCGGCGCCCTTGATGTCATGCTGACCAAGATTGCTGATTTTTATGATGAAGAGGTCGACCAGGCCGTTGAGAATCTGACTGCGGCAATTGAACCGTTGATGATGGTTTTTCTGGGCGGCATGATCGGCGGATTGGTTATTGCCATGTACCTGCCCATCTTCAGTATGGCCGGGGCTGTTGGCGGTTGATTTTCAGGGTATATCCTGTATCGGTTTTTTAATAAGATTTGGAGGAAGCAATGGGAGAGATTATCGGTGTGTTGGGGCGAGAGGTTCTGGATTCACGGGGCAACCCTACGGTTGAAGTTGAGGTGTTTCTTGACTCCGGGGTGGTCGGGCGGGCTCTGGTGCCATCCGGCGCCTCCACCGGCACCCGTGAGGCCTTGGAGCTTCGCGACACGAAGAAGAAACGGTATCTCGGCAAGGGGGTGCTCACGGCGGTGGCCAATGTGAACGAAAAGATCGGTCCCGGTATCATTGGTCTTGATTCCACCCAGCAGGTGATTGTCGATCAGGCCATGTTGCTGCTCGACGGCACCGAGAACAAGAAAAATCTGGGTGCCAACGCCATCCTCGGGGTTTCCATGGCGGTGGCCAAGGCCTCGGCCGAGGAGGTCGGGCTGCCCCTCTATACCTATTTGGGCGGGGTGAATGGCAAGGTACTGCCCGTGCCGATGATGAATGTGTTGAACGGTGGGGCGCACGCCGACAACAATGTGGATATCCAGGAATTCATGGTCATGCCGGCGGGGGCCAGTTCTTTTTCCGAGGCACTGCGTATGGGGGTTGAAACCTTTCACAGCCTTAAGGCTGTTCTGAAAAAAGCTGGGCTGCAGACCGCCGTGGGCGATGAGGGCGGTTTTGCTCCCAATCTTCGTTCCAACGAGGAGGCTATGGAATTTTTGCTGGAGGCCATTGTCAAGGCCGGCTACAAACCGGGTAAGGATATTTTCATCGCCCTTGATGTTGCGGCCAGCGAACTTTATGACCCGAAGAAGAAATGTTATGTGCTTGCCGCGGAGAAAAAAGCCAATAAATCCGTGGATGAATTGATCGCCTTTTATGAAAGTTGGGTGAAAAAGTATCCCCTGGTCTCCATCGAAGACGGACTGGCCGAGGCCGACTGGGCGGGGTGGAAAAAGCTCAGCAAAAAACTGGCGGGTAAGGTGCAACTGGTGGGGGACGATATCTTTGTTACCAATACCAAGATCTTGGCCAAGGGTATCAAGGAAGAGGTGGCCAACTCCATTCTGATCAAACTCAACCAGATCGGGACGGTCACGGAAACCCTGGATGCCGTGGAAATGGCGCACCGGGCAGGATATACCTCGATTATCTCCCATCGCTCCGGCGAGACAGAGGACACCACCATTGCCGATCTCAGTGTGGCCTTGAACACCGGACAGATCAAAACCGGGGCGCCTTCCCGTACCGATCGGGTCGCCAAATACAATCAGCTGCTGCGGATTGAGGACGAACTTGGGGCCGCAGGCAGGTATGCCGGCAAGGGTGCGTTGAAATATATTTCTTGACAATTATCAGTTGGTTGAACATGTTATAGGCCAATAAAGGAGGGTGCCCCATGACCCTGACAAAGGCGGATCTCGTCCAAAAGGTTTACCAAAATCACAACTTCACCAAGGCTCAGGCTGCCGAGGCCGTTGAGGCCTTTCTGCGCATTGCCAAAAAATGCCTGAATACCGGGGAGGATCTCTTGATCAGTGGTTTCGGCAAGTTTAACGTGAAAAAGAAAAATGCCCGGCGGGGGAGAAATCCTCAGACAGGTGATGAGTTGATTCTTGATGCCAGAAAGGTTGTAACCTTTAAGCCGTCCGGCCTTCTGCGTTCCAGAATCAACGGAGAATAGCGGCGTATAGCCGGCCGTGTATTTTCAACGCTGACACGTTTATCAAGACGGGTTGTGTTTCCCTTGCCAGCAAGGAAGCAACCCGTCTTTTTTTTTAGGAGCCGGTAACACTGTTGCGGTTCCTTGCGCCGCTTTGCTGCTGTCGACCGTGGTGTTTTAATGTCGCAGTTGCTTGTGAACACGGTGAACTTTTTTTCTTATGCTTCGGGATGTTGCAGTCCATCCGACAGAGAGCGAGAGGGAGAGGCTATGGCTGGGAAGAAGATACGTCTTGCGGAACTGGTTGTATTGGTTCAGGGAGAATTGGTCGGTGATCCTGAGCTGCTCATTTCCGGCGTTGCGGATTTTGACAGTGCTGGCGAGGGCGAGATAACCTTTGTCGCAGATCTTAAGCGCGGGGCTCGGCTTGACGAATGCAAGGGTTCGGCGATTATTGTTCCTCTCGCGGTCACCGAGATCAGCGGATCGGCGATTCGAGTAAAAAACCCTTATCTGGCCGTGGCCCGCATCCATGCCCTGTTTGTCGAAGAGCCGTTTGTTGCCACCGGTGTCGATGCTCGGGCGGTTGTCGGCGATGATTGTCATATCCCCGCCGAGGTTGCCATCAGTCCCTTGGTTTTTATTGGCAACCGGGTCCATCTTGGGCAGCGGGTTACCCTGCACCCCGGGGTGGTTGTCTACGATGACGCGGTTATCGGGGACGATGTGGTGCTGTACGCCAATGTAACCATTGGCCGTGGCTGCCGGATCGGGAACCGGGTTATTATCCACAGCGGTGCGGTGATCGGCAGTGACGGCTTTGGCTATGCCACCGATGGAAACGGGCATCACCTTAAACGGCCGCAGGTTGGTGTGGTTCAGATTGATGACGATGTTGAGATTGGGGCCAATACCTGTATTGACCGGGCTACCTTCGGCAGAACCTGGGTCAAGCGAGGAACAAAGATTGATAACCTCGTGCAGTTGGGGCATAATGTGGTGATTGGCGAGGACGCATTGCTTGTTGCCCAGGTGGGCATGGCAGGCAGTACGACCACCGGCAACAATGTAGTCATCGGTGGGCAGGTCGGTCTCGGCGGGCATATCCATCTTGGGGACCGAGTAATGATTGCGGCCAAATCCGGGGTGCATAACAATCTGGAGCCTGGCTCCATTGTGGCCGGTATTCCGGCGATTCCCCATAAGAATTGGCTGCGTGCCAGTGCTGCCTATGCGAAACTCCCGGATATGGTGCGGGAGATGCGGGAGTTGAAAAAGAAGGTTGCCGAGCTGTCCCGGGCAATGACCCCGGGCAGAGATGACAGCCCCGGCAACGATGCGTGAATAGCCGGACTGATTGCTGGGGAAAATATGGCTTGGCCGCGTCGGCTCAGTGAAAAGAGAGGAGAATGGGATGAGTATTGATCTGCAACAGCTTGATATTATGGAAATACTGAAAATATTGCCGCACCGGTATCCCTTTTTGATGGTGGATCGAATTCTTGAAATGCACCTTGGTGAGTCCATCCGGGGCTATAAAAATGTGACCATGAATGAGAATTTTTTTCAGGGCCATTTTCCCGCGCAGCCGGTGATGCCCGGGGTCTTGATCCTCGAGGGCATGGCCCAGGTAGGCGCGATCCTTGCCTATGTCACGGACCCCGATGGCGTTGCCAGTAAACTCGTTTATTTTGCCGGGCTTGACGGGGTGAAATTCCGGCAAAAGGTTGTGCCCGGCGATCAGCTCCATTACGAACTGTCGGTTAACAAGCGGAAGTCCAGATTCTGGAAGATGGACGGCAAGGCCTATGTCGATGGCAAGCTCGTGGCCGAAGCGGAGCTCATGGCTACTTTTGCTTGAACCGTTTCCCTCTCGCATCATTTTCGATTGTGATCTCCTCCCTAATCAAACCCAAGCGAAGGCGCAATGAATATACATCCTACCGCAGTTATTGATCCCGAGGCGCAGGTCCATGCCTCCACCACGGTTGGTCCCTATGCCGTTATTGAGAAAGGGGTGGTGATCGGCCCTGATTGCGTGGTCTGTCCCCATGCCGTGGTCACCGGTTTGACCACCATCGGTGCCCGCAACACCATCGGTTCTTTTACCAATATCGGCGGGCCGCCCCAGGATTTGAAATACAATAACGAGCCCACCCGTTTGGTCATCGGCGACGATAATCAGATCCGCGAATACGTTTCCATCCACCGCGGAACCCCGGGCGGCCATGGAGTGACCACCGTGGGCAGCGGCAACCTGTTGATGGCCTATACCCATATCGCCCATGACTGCGTGGTTGGCGATCATGTCATCATGGCCAATGCCGCCACCTTGGGCGGCCATGTCGAGGTTGCCGACCGGGTGATCATCGGGGGGCTCACCGCCGTGCACCAGTTTGTCCGGATCGGCGAATATGCCTATATCGGCGGGATGTCCGGGCTCAGCAAAGATGTGCCCCCCTATGTGATCATGGCCGGGATTCGCAACCAGATGCGGGTAACCGGCATTAACCGGATTGGCTTGCGCCGTTCCGGCTTTACGGCGGACGATATCAAAAAGCTGGGGCAGGCCTACAAAATTATTTTTCGGAGCCCGGAATTACTGCTCCAGGAAGCACTTGCCAAGACCCTGGCGGAGATCCCCGACTGTGAGCCGGTTGCCAAACTGGTGAATTTCTTCGCCACCTCGAAACGTGGGGCGGTACGCATGGCCGGTGATGACGAAGAATAGGATCGGCATCATCGCCGGCTCCGGTCAGTTTCCGAAACTCTTTGCCGAGGCGGCCAAAAAGGCGGGGCGCGAGGTGGTAATCGTTGCGCACCAGGGGGAGTCCTGGCCTGAGCTTGAAAGCATCGCCGATAGGTTCTGCTGGGTAAAGCTCGGCCAGCTTGGCAAGATCATCGGCTTTTTCCGGGAACATGGCGTGACGGAAACGGTTTTCCTCGGGGCGATTACCAAAACAAAAATTTTCAAGGATGTCTGGCCGGACCTCAAGGGGCTGACCCTGTGGAATAAAATAGACGCCCGGCAGGACGACGCGATCTTACGGGCGGTGGCAGAGGCCCTGGAAAAAGAGGGCATTCACGTTCTCGAATCCACCCTCTACCTCAAGGATCTGCTCTTTCCCAAGGGGGTTCTGACCAAAAAGAAGCCCTCTGCCGAGCAATTGGATGATATCCGCTTCGGCTGGCAGGCCGCCAGGGCCATCGGCGCCCTTGATATCGGCCAATGTGTTGTGGTCCGCGACCGCACCGTCCTGGCCGTTGAGGCAATCGAGGGAACGGATGCCGCCATCATGCGGGGCGGCACCCTGGGGAAAGAGAAAACCGTGGTCGTCAAGGTGAAAAAGCCCAAGCAGGATTTCCGCTTCGACCTCCCGGCCATCGGCGTAAAAACCATCGAGACCATGTCCGAGGTCAAGGGTGCTGTACTGGCGGTGGAAACCGGTCAGGCCCTGCTTTTTGACCGGGAGGCCGTGATCGAAGCCGCGAACCGGGCCGGCATTGTCGTGGTTGGGGTGGAGGA
Proteins encoded in this window:
- the eno gene encoding phosphopyruvate hydratase; amino-acid sequence: MGEIIGVLGREVLDSRGNPTVEVEVFLDSGVVGRALVPSGASTGTREALELRDTKKKRYLGKGVLTAVANVNEKIGPGIIGLDSTQQVIVDQAMLLLDGTENKKNLGANAILGVSMAVAKASAEEVGLPLYTYLGGVNGKVLPVPMMNVLNGGAHADNNVDIQEFMVMPAGASSFSEALRMGVETFHSLKAVLKKAGLQTAVGDEGGFAPNLRSNEEAMEFLLEAIVKAGYKPGKDIFIALDVAASELYDPKKKCYVLAAEKKANKSVDELIAFYESWVKKYPLVSIEDGLAEADWAGWKKLSKKLAGKVQLVGDDIFVTNTKILAKGIKEEVANSILIKLNQIGTVTETLDAVEMAHRAGYTSIISHRSGETEDTTIADLSVALNTGQIKTGAPSRTDRVAKYNQLLRIEDELGAAGRYAGKGALKYIS
- the lpxA gene encoding acyl-ACP--UDP-N-acetylglucosamine O-acyltransferase, with product MNIHPTAVIDPEAQVHASTTVGPYAVIEKGVVIGPDCVVCPHAVVTGLTTIGARNTIGSFTNIGGPPQDLKYNNEPTRLVIGDDNQIREYVSIHRGTPGGHGVTTVGSGNLLMAYTHIAHDCVVGDHVIMANAATLGGHVEVADRVIIGGLTAVHQFVRIGEYAYIGGMSGLSKDVPPYVIMAGIRNQMRVTGINRIGLRRSGFTADDIKKLGQAYKIIFRSPELLLQEALAKTLAEIPDCEPVAKLVNFFATSKRGAVRMAGDDEE
- a CDS encoding type II secretion system F family protein — encoded protein: MPFYIWKGVNSYGEKRKGKIEMPNEAMAQSHLKKMRITVSMLKEAPKDMFENIEFLKPKVTGKDVVIFTRQLSTMIDAGLPLVQSLEILGEQMENPTFKKVLRAIRSDVETGTTFADAMKKHPSCFDTLYCNMVEAGEVGGILDTILNRLASFMEKNMALKKKVKGAMTYPVICICISFVVMAVMLVFVVPVFEKMFADFGGALPAPTQMVVDMSAFAQKNFLLIIGAMFGAVFLVKKIYKTEKGRIEMDRMLLNMPIIGPLLRRVAVAKFTRTLGTMLQSGVPILESLNVVARTAGNKIIEMAVFRVTDSISEGRAIAEPLEETGVFPGMVVQMINVGEATGALDVMLTKIADFYDEEVDQAVENLTAAIEPLMMVFLGGMIGGLVIAMYLPIFSMAGAVGG
- the lpxD gene encoding UDP-3-O-(3-hydroxymyristoyl)glucosamine N-acyltransferase yields the protein MAGKKIRLAELVVLVQGELVGDPELLISGVADFDSAGEGEITFVADLKRGARLDECKGSAIIVPLAVTEISGSAIRVKNPYLAVARIHALFVEEPFVATGVDARAVVGDDCHIPAEVAISPLVFIGNRVHLGQRVTLHPGVVVYDDAVIGDDVVLYANVTIGRGCRIGNRVIIHSGAVIGSDGFGYATDGNGHHLKRPQVGVVQIDDDVEIGANTCIDRATFGRTWVKRGTKIDNLVQLGHNVVIGEDALLVAQVGMAGSTTTGNNVVIGGQVGLGGHIHLGDRVMIAAKSGVHNNLEPGSIVAGIPAIPHKNWLRASAAYAKLPDMVREMRELKKKVAELSRAMTPGRDDSPGNDA
- a CDS encoding integration host factor subunit alpha; the encoded protein is MTLTKADLVQKVYQNHNFTKAQAAEAVEAFLRIAKKCLNTGEDLLISGFGKFNVKKKNARRGRNPQTGDELILDARKVVTFKPSGLLRSRINGE
- a CDS encoding nitric oxide reductase activation protein NorD, with translation MIVLDTHGLTLRFAQAVLPDILNDWEIEEIIEPLHGLPDGALNEIFRQITVIWPVSHALCNNFLHAVPHALTCLPHSQLSDWAKAILAAYESGGLHQARPLLERVEETFLCTVRGETGISFPEITGRLQPYATGLAGHPLELLTGAELYTDTASIYLPPRIAVFPKRSDNFLLYKLMVSFQWAFTAIGTFSLHLPESRPEISSAPQQYHTGLPPLESLSEFLNRFPAPPLASHLFHLGETARATAFLAKRLPGLMRESGPLFQALAQKIPLTAGCSTEELQRTILHHAAQQSHAPSLAAPPAITDLFSALFQEDTTSRDSAFFVSNAYDAFYAQAEKPCLPIIFQGILRPAEVMAAKQKKRAAAKEQFVAALAAIIAAQTNQDIPAENEGNEVPDTVFPELDGQNAAIILPEKTGKATMESERQGEETLDFITINDSHIELPDELRKMAREIVDDLGQIPSQYISSAMQSAGKALAQGNSPPPQEGDPLSGTDLFIYDEWDYRRSGFRKNWCSLLVKKIIPVTGTFVGNTLEKYRGHLAQLKRQFEMMRNQERFVRRQKDGDEIDIDALIETLADIKAGLSPSEELFIRLCRDKRNISVLFLVDMSSSTEGWVNTAIKESLILMCEALQVLGDTYGIYGFSGMRRTRSELFQIKDLAEPYSEEVKGRIAAIAPQEYTRMGPPIRHLTTLLAKDDARIRLLITLSDGKPEDYDDYKGDYAIEDTRHALIEAKAQGVHPFCITIDKQAHAYLPHMYGEVNYICIDEVKKLPSRIPEIYRGLTS
- a CDS encoding PxxKW family cysteine-rich protein; protein product: MAKAAPKDMTSKYTTGKFQQIIDKCEGCERMVEVESAKYCSTYTMPEAKWRLGLCNFATHVKHEISVSTLKINPLKASKRAATAGKKK
- a CDS encoding LpxI family protein, translating into MTKNRIGIIAGSGQFPKLFAEAAKKAGREVVIVAHQGESWPELESIADRFCWVKLGQLGKIIGFFREHGVTETVFLGAITKTKIFKDVWPDLKGLTLWNKIDARQDDAILRAVAEALEKEGIHVLESTLYLKDLLFPKGVLTKKKPSAEQLDDIRFGWQAARAIGALDIGQCVVVRDRTVLAVEAIEGTDAAIMRGGTLGKEKTVVVKVKKPKQDFRFDLPAIGVKTIETMSEVKGAVLAVETGQALLFDREAVIEAANRAGIVVVGVEELPDSTLSL
- the fabZ gene encoding 3-hydroxyacyl-ACP dehydratase FabZ — protein: MSIDLQQLDIMEILKILPHRYPFLMVDRILEMHLGESIRGYKNVTMNENFFQGHFPAQPVMPGVLILEGMAQVGAILAYVTDPDGVASKLVYFAGLDGVKFRQKVVPGDQLHYELSVNKRKSRFWKMDGKAYVDGKLVAEAELMATFA
- a CDS encoding CbbQ/NirQ/NorQ/GpvN family protein, with protein sequence MKHIAMTEHMITEKPFYLEQANELLIAKTAYHNRLPILLKGPTGCGKTRFMQRLAWELARPLITVSCHDDLSTSDLVGRFLIKGGEAVWMDGPLTTAIRAGAICYLDEIVEARKDTTVVIHPLADDRRELPIEKLGETLSAPPEFMLAISYNPGYQSVLKDLKQSTRQRFVSFEFNYPTPELEASIVQEESGIEHQLALKLVRLAAMTRSLKDSGLQEGASTRLLIHAGKLIKSNIPPRTACKAAITETLTDDHEMLAALEEMSNSLF